Proteins from a genomic interval of Deltaproteobacteria bacterium:
- a CDS encoding type II toxin-antitoxin system death-on-curing family toxin: MILYLELKHIMAMHRVLLEKYGGLEGVRDQGLLESALAQPSQNVFGEDLFPDLYSKAAAYAFYLSENQPFVDGNKRIATAAALTFLRLNGYEIKASEKQVYEVIMQLANRQMMRDQLSTWFKKHSKKKSK; encoded by the coding sequence ATGATTCTTTATCTGGAACTCAAACACATTATGGCCATGCACCGTGTGCTGCTGGAAAAATATGGTGGTCTGGAAGGCGTGCGGGATCAGGGTTTACTGGAATCTGCCTTGGCTCAACCTTCGCAGAATGTTTTTGGTGAAGATCTTTTTCCAGACCTCTATTCTAAAGCGGCAGCTTATGCCTTCTACCTTTCTGAGAATCAACCCTTTGTGGATGGTAATAAACGGATCGCTACTGCAGCCGCGCTCACTTTTTTACGACTAAACGGATATGAAATCAAAGCCTCTGAAAAACAGGTTTATGAAGTGATTATGCAATTAGCGAATCGACAAATGATGCGAGACCAACTGTCCACTTGGTTCAAAAAACACAGCAAAAAAAAGAGTAAATAA
- a CDS encoding AbrB/MazE/SpoVT family DNA-binding domain-containing protein — MKQKRIRKIGNSFGVILPQDLLQEVGVNAKTNLDIRSEGSRIIIEPINLTDHKIMKTFMGVLKDFDQTFDKLAK, encoded by the coding sequence ATGAAACAAAAAAGAATCCGAAAAATCGGCAATAGCTTTGGGGTTATTCTTCCGCAAGATCTGCTTCAGGAAGTGGGGGTGAATGCGAAAACCAACCTCGATATTCGTAGCGAAGGGAGTCGCATTATTATTGAGCCCATTAATCTTACGGATCATAAAATTATGAAAACTTTTATGGGTGTCCTTAAAGATTTTGATCAAACCTTTGATAAGCTCGCAAAATGA
- a CDS encoding DUF3300 domain-containing protein — translation MKSIIRKQASCALNICLFTLLILSPGVVLAQAGVLQSRNSNYSQPQYFSKDKLEELVAPIAIYPDPLLAQILPASTYPLEIVQAARLIQGKKDIYKIDSQDWDPSVQAVAHYPSVLKMMDEKLDWTEQLGQAVLMQQEEVMKAIQIMRQQAKRIGNLKSNKKQIINEYDEYIEIVPYNPEVVYVPSYDPEVVYVSPSEDPYVSLISFGVGLAIGSWFNTEVYWPSHQIYYCEPDWWVRGWYSTHNHHRYRQNYGEEDYNNNYYSNSNHDDHHPHNNNNAWFHDDKRGNPVNRKLYFMPSNNPSRTTVPNGNVVTPRSNGLNPVKGQPPATHTPERGSWNNSNRSPENTPKPAPKPIVIEPKRIDQPVNPRKLENAPAPQKTSTPPAPQKSSPPSPPAPVKVEKKAPEVKSAPAPAAKPPVKKEEEKKEVKTPTEPSVKANLK, via the coding sequence ATGAAATCAATTATAAGAAAACAAGCAAGCTGTGCTTTAAATATTTGTTTATTCACCCTGTTGATTCTCTCCCCCGGAGTAGTCCTGGCACAAGCGGGGGTGCTACAATCCAGAAACTCAAATTATTCGCAACCCCAATATTTTTCCAAAGATAAATTGGAGGAACTCGTCGCCCCCATTGCTATTTATCCCGATCCGCTTTTGGCCCAAATTCTTCCTGCTTCCACCTACCCCCTCGAAATTGTGCAGGCAGCGCGTTTGATTCAAGGTAAAAAAGACATCTATAAAATCGACTCGCAGGATTGGGATCCTAGTGTACAGGCAGTAGCTCACTACCCCTCTGTCTTGAAGATGATGGATGAAAAATTGGATTGGACCGAGCAATTAGGGCAGGCCGTATTAATGCAACAGGAAGAAGTCATGAAGGCCATTCAGATTATGCGTCAGCAGGCAAAAAGAATTGGAAATTTAAAATCAAACAAAAAACAGATCATTAATGAATACGACGAATATATTGAGATTGTCCCCTACAATCCCGAAGTGGTCTATGTTCCCAGTTATGATCCGGAAGTCGTTTATGTAAGCCCTTCAGAAGATCCCTATGTCTCGCTCATTAGTTTTGGAGTAGGACTAGCCATTGGATCCTGGTTTAATACAGAAGTTTATTGGCCGAGCCATCAAATTTATTACTGTGAACCCGATTGGTGGGTTAGGGGTTGGTATAGTACCCACAATCATCATCGCTATCGTCAAAACTATGGTGAAGAGGACTATAACAACAATTACTACAGTAACAGCAATCACGACGACCACCATCCCCACAACAATAACAATGCCTGGTTTCATGATGACAAGCGCGGAAATCCCGTTAACAGAAAACTTTACTTTATGCCTTCCAACAACCCCTCCCGGACGACTGTCCCAAATGGCAATGTGGTCACGCCCAGGAGCAATGGGCTGAATCCCGTAAAAGGACAGCCTCCAGCTACACACACCCCTGAAAGAGGTTCCTGGAATAATAGCAACAGGTCCCCTGAAAATACCCCAAAACCCGCGCCAAAGCCCATCGTGATTGAGCCCAAAAGAATAGATCAACCGGTAAATCCGAGAAAACTGGAAAATGCCCCAGCACCTCAGAAAACGAGTACCCCCCCAGCTCCTCAAAAAAGCAGTCCGCCATCTCCTCCTGCACCTGTCAAAGTAGAAAAGAAGGCCCCGGAAGTTAAGAGCGCTCCTGCTCCTGCGGCAAAGCCCCCTGTAAAAAAGGAAGAAGAAAAGAAAGAAGTCAAAACACCTACAGAACCATCCGTAAAAGCCAACCTCAAATGA
- a CDS encoding nicotinate-nicotinamide nucleotide adenylyltransferase, producing MKIALFGGSFNPPHLGHRALVQKLLNQNIFDEIWILPVLGHPFGKELASFEDRLEMCVLNFLDLSKKIKVSDLEKKIKNTEGYTVHLVRYLKQNFPNEEFYWVMGSDLLQEKNRWKNFDEIEKAVSLYPISRAGHEASELPEVSSTEIREKIVRGVFSSDLLYAPVAKYILERGIYS from the coding sequence ATGAAGATTGCATTATTCGGCGGTTCATTCAATCCCCCACATTTGGGACATCGTGCCCTGGTTCAAAAATTATTGAATCAGAATATTTTTGATGAAATCTGGATACTCCCCGTTTTGGGGCATCCTTTCGGAAAAGAATTGGCTTCTTTTGAAGATCGATTGGAGATGTGTGTTTTAAACTTTTTGGATTTATCCAAAAAAATAAAAGTTTCGGATTTAGAAAAGAAAATCAAAAATACCGAGGGTTACACCGTCCATTTGGTTCGATATCTTAAACAGAATTTCCCCAATGAAGAATTTTACTGGGTGATGGGATCCGACTTGCTTCAAGAAAAAAATAGATGGAAAAATTTTGACGAGATTGAAAAGGCAGTAAGCCTCTATCCTATCTCGCGGGCAGGACATGAAGCCTCGGAGCTACCCGAGGTTTCTTCTACAGAAATCAGAGAAAAAATTGTTCGAGGTGTTTTCAGCTCTGACCTGCTTTATGCACCGGTTGCGAAATATATTTTGGAAAGAGGGATTTATTCCTGA
- a CDS encoding 2-isopropylmalate synthase translates to MSKEIVKIFDTTLRDGEQSPGCSMDIGEKLRMAKQLAKLGVNIIEAGFPIASEGDFQAVKKIAQEVKGATIAGLARASTKDIDKAWEALKHAESGRIHTFIATSDIHLKYKLKKSREQVLEDTYNAVKHAAQYTADVEFSAEDATRSDPEYLAEVFSAAVEAGATTLNVPDTVGYTVPEEFLKLIYYLKTNVKEAHKITFSVHCHNDLGLAVANSMAAVLAGARQVECTVNGIGERAGNASMEEVAMILKVRQSLFNCDTQIDSPQIYHTSKLLTLITGVSVQPNKAIVGANAFAHEAGIHQDGILKNQMTYEIMTPESVGWRAHKLVLGKHSGRHAFRSRLMELGYEMSEEESEKAFVSFKKLADLKKEVFDDDLEALVSDELAKGPDVYELLQMKVHSGTKSKPKAKVSLKVKGKKKSGEATGAGPVDATFKAIRKLAGFKGELLRYNVAAITGGTDAQGEVSVTLKEQIKEVRGVGTHADILQASAKAYVNALNRLLNFKEKRRSL, encoded by the coding sequence ATGTCTAAAGAAATTGTAAAAATTTTTGATACGACTTTACGCGATGGGGAGCAATCTCCGGGTTGCAGCATGGACATCGGTGAAAAGCTGCGCATGGCCAAACAGCTGGCAAAATTAGGAGTGAATATTATTGAAGCTGGTTTTCCCATTGCGTCAGAAGGCGATTTTCAGGCGGTGAAAAAAATCGCCCAAGAAGTAAAAGGGGCCACGATTGCCGGCTTAGCCCGGGCGAGTACGAAGGATATTGATAAGGCTTGGGAGGCTTTAAAACACGCGGAATCCGGGCGCATCCATACTTTTATTGCTACGTCGGATATCCACTTAAAATATAAGTTAAAGAAGAGCCGCGAGCAGGTGCTGGAAGATACTTATAATGCCGTAAAGCATGCCGCCCAGTATACAGCGGATGTTGAATTTTCGGCCGAAGACGCGACACGTAGTGATCCAGAATATTTGGCTGAAGTATTTTCTGCGGCCGTAGAAGCGGGAGCCACCACTTTAAATGTTCCGGATACCGTGGGATATACAGTCCCCGAAGAATTTTTAAAACTCATTTATTACTTAAAAACGAATGTAAAAGAGGCCCATAAAATCACCTTTAGTGTGCATTGCCACAACGACTTGGGTCTGGCAGTGGCAAACAGCATGGCTGCGGTATTAGCGGGTGCCAGACAAGTAGAGTGCACCGTGAATGGAATTGGTGAACGAGCTGGAAATGCTTCGATGGAAGAAGTGGCTATGATCTTGAAGGTGCGTCAGAGCTTATTCAATTGCGACACACAAATTGATAGCCCCCAGATTTATCATACCAGTAAACTGTTGACGCTGATTACAGGCGTTTCTGTTCAACCCAACAAGGCCATTGTAGGCGCAAATGCCTTTGCCCACGAGGCGGGGATTCATCAAGATGGGATCTTAAAAAATCAAATGACCTATGAAATTATGACCCCCGAATCGGTGGGCTGGAGGGCGCATAAGTTGGTATTGGGAAAGCATTCCGGTCGCCATGCCTTCCGTTCTCGACTGATGGAATTGGGTTATGAAATGTCTGAGGAAGAATCTGAAAAGGCCTTTGTCTCATTCAAGAAACTGGCGGATCTGAAAAAAGAAGTCTTTGATGACGACCTGGAAGCCTTGGTGAGTGATGAATTGGCGAAAGGGCCCGATGTCTACGAACTGCTGCAAATGAAGGTACACAGCGGCACTAAAAGCAAACCCAAAGCCAAGGTATCTTTAAAAGTGAAAGGTAAAAAGAAGAGTGGTGAAGCGACGGGCGCAGGGCCGGTGGATGCCACCTTTAAGGCCATCCGAAAATTGGCTGGATTTAAGGGCGAGCTGTTGAGATACAATGTGGCGGCCATCACAGGGGGCACCGATGCCCAAGGGGAGGTGTCTGTTACTTTAAAAGAACAAATCAAAGAAGTGCGGGGAGTAGGGACCCATGCTGACATTTTACAGGCATCCGCAAAGGCTTATGTGAATGCCTTGAATCGATTGCTCAACTTCAAGGAGAAAAGGCGGAGTTTGTAA
- the pssA gene encoding CDP-diacylglycerol--serine O-phosphatidyltransferase gives METQLPQEELKPRRSGIKRGVYILPSLFTTASLFCGFFSIVKSINGDFVMAAWMILLAGVFDGLDGRVARLTKTQTDFGIEYDSLVDLASFGLAPAIMAFIWGLKDFNRFGWGVAFIFFACGALRLARFNVQSSSVEKRYFQGLPIPAAAYIVSSLIIFQERFAFSHLLFKYILLPLMFCVALLMVSNVRYRSFKHIDFSKPHSFIFLVLAALVLGVIASMPQETLFCASFLFMISGPIEELVHIVRRKNFLERRLALRGLKHSNSANAKVVSISSREEKEANHQI, from the coding sequence ATGGAAACTCAATTACCCCAAGAAGAATTAAAACCCAGGCGTTCTGGTATTAAACGGGGCGTGTATATACTGCCTTCCCTGTTTACCACTGCCTCCTTATTTTGCGGTTTTTTTTCTATTGTTAAATCGATTAACGGCGATTTTGTCATGGCGGCATGGATGATTTTATTAGCGGGTGTGTTTGATGGTTTGGATGGTCGTGTGGCTCGTCTTACAAAAACTCAGACGGATTTCGGAATTGAATACGACTCTCTGGTTGATCTGGCCAGCTTTGGTTTGGCGCCTGCAATCATGGCTTTCATTTGGGGTTTAAAAGATTTTAATCGTTTTGGATGGGGTGTCGCTTTTATTTTTTTTGCTTGCGGGGCCTTGCGTTTGGCACGTTTTAATGTCCAGTCTTCCAGCGTAGAAAAACGTTATTTCCAAGGTTTGCCCATTCCAGCGGCCGCTTACATTGTTTCGAGTTTAATTATTTTTCAAGAACGCTTTGCCTTTTCTCATCTCCTTTTCAAATACATTCTTTTGCCCTTGATGTTCTGTGTTGCTTTGCTCATGGTTTCAAATGTACGCTACCGCAGCTTTAAGCATATCGATTTTTCAAAGCCCCATTCCTTTATCTTTTTGGTGCTGGCCGCACTGGTATTGGGTGTTATCGCCAGCATGCCCCAGGAAACCTTGTTTTGCGCCTCTTTCCTCTTCATGATTTCAGGCCCTATTGAAGAACTGGTTCATATAGTGCGTCGTAAGAATTTCCTGGAACGCAGGCTAGCCCTGCGCGGGCTAAAACACTCCAACTCGGCTAATGCCAAGGTGGTTTCAATTTCCTCTCGCGAAGAAAAAGAAGCCAATCATCAGATATAA
- a CDS encoding phosphatidylserine decarboxylase family protein, with protein sequence MAKEAYPFILGALALCLLAFLIHPFLTIPFVLFLFFVLYFFRDPSRVIPQEAGILVSPADGVVVQVEELPSNPYLPVPVKKIAIFMSPFNVHVNRSPAEGTVEEVRYKSGKFLMAMKEEASIDNEQNAVILRLKEGSAIAFVQIAGFLARRIVCYLKKGDSIGRGEKMGLIRFGSRVDVYLPLNFELKVSKGDVVVAGETVLARM encoded by the coding sequence ATGGCTAAAGAAGCTTATCCTTTTATCTTGGGGGCCCTGGCCCTTTGTCTGCTGGCTTTTTTAATCCATCCTTTTCTCACGATTCCCTTTGTTTTATTTTTATTTTTTGTTCTTTATTTTTTTCGGGATCCTTCCCGTGTGATTCCTCAGGAGGCAGGAATTCTCGTTTCTCCTGCAGATGGCGTGGTGGTTCAAGTGGAAGAATTGCCGAGCAATCCTTATTTGCCGGTTCCAGTGAAGAAAATCGCCATTTTCATGTCGCCTTTTAATGTGCACGTCAATCGTTCTCCTGCAGAAGGAACTGTCGAAGAAGTGCGTTACAAGTCCGGTAAATTTCTGATGGCCATGAAAGAAGAAGCCTCCATCGACAATGAGCAAAACGCGGTGATTCTAAGGTTGAAGGAGGGAAGCGCTATCGCGTTTGTGCAGATTGCAGGTTTTCTGGCACGTCGAATTGTCTGTTATTTGAAAAAAGGGGATAGCATTGGTCGGGGTGAAAAAATGGGGCTGATTCGCTTTGGCTCACGTGTGGATGTTTATTTGCCCTTGAATTTTGAGTTGAAAGTGAGCAAAGGAGATGTGGTGGTTGCGGGAGAAACCGTGTTAGCTAGGATGTGA
- the ilvN gene encoding acetolactate synthase small subunit has protein sequence MHPHTLSVLVENEFGVLARVAGMFAARGYNIDSLSVAPTHDPKYSHMTIVTSGSEEIIEQIKKQLYRLMDTIQVKDLTGSKFLQRETLLVKVNAYTVGEETINEKDLGVVIQDFQAKCLDESPRSKTFELTASPEQLAQFLEKLNPFGVIEVVRTGIIAMQKGDV, from the coding sequence ATGCATCCACACACACTCTCAGTCCTAGTAGAAAATGAATTCGGTGTTCTGGCCCGCGTAGCCGGCATGTTTGCCGCCCGCGGTTATAATATCGATTCTCTTTCTGTTGCTCCCACCCATGATCCCAAATATTCTCACATGACGATTGTCACCAGTGGGTCTGAAGAGATCATTGAGCAAATAAAAAAACAGCTTTATCGCCTGATGGATACCATCCAGGTAAAAGATCTGACGGGTTCCAAGTTTCTCCAGCGAGAAACCCTTTTGGTGAAAGTGAATGCCTATACGGTAGGGGAAGAAACGATTAACGAAAAAGATTTGGGAGTGGTGATTCAGGATTTTCAGGCGAAATGTCTGGATGAGTCTCCTCGCTCTAAAACCTTCGAGTTGACGGCAAGCCCCGAACAGCTGGCTCAATTTTTAGAAAAATTAAATCCCTTTGGCGTCATTGAAGTGGTTCGTACCGGGATTATTGCGATGCAAAAGGGAGATGTGTAA
- the ilvB gene encoding biosynthetic-type acetolactate synthase large subunit, whose translation MKLTGAQIVIQAFKDLGVEVVFGYPGGAILYVYDEIYKNPDLKHILVRHEQGAIHMADGYARVTGKPGVCIVTSGPGATNAVTGLATAYMDSIPLVVVTGQVALPMIGNDAFQEADVVGITRSCTKHNYLVKDINQLQKVLKEAFVVATTGRPGPVVVDIPKDIQQHSAEYLPMESVQVRSPKRVTRPDHKQIQKALDLLLTAKSPLLYVGGGAVIADADPEIKELANLLHLPVSMTLMGLGAFPGTDALSLGMLGMHGTYFANMAIHHCDVLFAIGSRFDDRVTGKLSEFSVNSKKIHIDVDPANIGKNVKIEAPILGDVKTVLQEMLKLLRNLPSEKIEKFKKQIETWWKRIQAWKAKAPITYTQSMSEKTKPQYVLDQLYTLTQGDAIVTTDVGQHQMWTAQFYQLAKPKRWCTSGGLGTMGYGFPAAIGAQLAHPEATVICVSGDGSIQMNIQELGTAVEWKLPVIVAILNNGYLGMVRQWQELFYDNRLSQVTFGCMPDFVKLAESYGAQGFCVTEASQVIPVIQKALATRDRPTIIDFKVALEENVYPMVPAGKGVGDIVLA comes from the coding sequence ATGAAACTTACTGGTGCACAAATTGTGATTCAGGCCTTCAAAGATCTGGGAGTCGAAGTGGTTTTTGGCTATCCCGGCGGAGCCATTCTTTATGTCTATGATGAAATTTATAAGAATCCGGATTTAAAACATATCCTGGTCCGACATGAACAAGGCGCTATACACATGGCAGATGGGTATGCGCGGGTGACAGGCAAGCCGGGAGTTTGCATTGTGACCTCGGGCCCTGGGGCAACGAATGCGGTTACGGGTTTGGCGACGGCTTATATGGATTCCATTCCCTTGGTGGTGGTGACTGGGCAGGTGGCGTTGCCCATGATTGGCAACGATGCCTTCCAGGAGGCCGATGTGGTGGGGATTACCCGTTCCTGTACCAAGCACAATTATTTAGTGAAAGACATCAATCAGCTGCAAAAAGTTCTCAAAGAGGCCTTTGTGGTGGCGACTACTGGGCGTCCGGGGCCTGTCGTGGTGGATATCCCCAAAGATATTCAACAGCACAGTGCAGAATATTTACCGATGGAGAGCGTGCAAGTACGCTCTCCAAAAAGGGTGACTCGTCCGGATCACAAACAAATTCAAAAGGCCCTTGATTTATTGCTGACGGCAAAGTCGCCGCTGCTCTATGTGGGCGGAGGGGCGGTAATTGCGGATGCGGATCCTGAAATTAAAGAACTGGCAAATCTTTTACACTTGCCTGTTTCTATGACTTTGATGGGCCTGGGAGCTTTTCCAGGGACCGATGCCCTTTCATTGGGAATGCTGGGCATGCATGGAACCTATTTTGCGAATATGGCTATTCACCACTGTGATGTGCTGTTTGCCATTGGTTCCCGTTTTGACGATCGTGTGACGGGAAAACTTTCTGAATTCTCCGTGAACTCAAAAAAAATTCACATCGATGTCGATCCGGCCAATATCGGAAAAAATGTAAAAATCGAGGCGCCGATTCTTGGAGATGTGAAAACGGTATTGCAGGAGATGTTGAAACTGCTTCGCAATCTTCCCTCTGAAAAAATCGAGAAATTTAAAAAGCAGATTGAAACCTGGTGGAAACGAATTCAGGCCTGGAAGGCCAAGGCGCCCATCACTTATACTCAATCGATGAGCGAAAAAACCAAACCCCAATATGTGTTGGATCAACTTTACACGCTCACCCAGGGGGATGCCATTGTGACCACCGATGTGGGTCAGCATCAGATGTGGACCGCGCAATTCTATCAATTGGCAAAGCCAAAACGCTGGTGTACTTCGGGGGGATTGGGAACCATGGGCTATGGTTTCCCCGCGGCAATCGGGGCCCAGCTGGCCCATCCAGAGGCCACCGTAATCTGCGTGTCTGGTGATGGAAGCATTCAGATGAATATCCAGGAATTAGGAACCGCGGTGGAGTGGAAATTGCCGGTGATTGTTGCCATCCTCAACAATGGTTATTTGGGCATGGTACGGCAGTGGCAGGAATTGTTTTATGACAATCGTCTCTCTCAAGTCACCTTTGGCTGCATGCCCGATTTTGTAAAACTGGCGGAAAGCTATGGGGCACAAGGGTTTTGCGTGACTGAGGCGTCTCAAGTGATTCCCGTCATCCAAAAAGCCCTGGCCACTCGCGATAGACCGACGATTATCGATTTCAAAGTGGCGCTTGAAGAAAACGTTTACCCAATGGTGCCCGCGGGCAAAGGGGTAGGGGATATTGTATTGGCTTAA
- a CDS encoding TetR/AcrR family transcriptional regulator — protein MPPSNKTSLGRPKDLEKREAIFKAAKSFFLKHGFHKASMDEIAANAGVSKLTVYGHYECKEKLFQEVIARKLNEYSGLDDFKKLYDLPLKKSLTLIGQNFLNLIFNPESLNIHRVVMSEASRHPKMAALFFETGPQRLKKSFVEFLLYQKNKKCLFFNCTWTACDHFFSMFKGELHMRALLGLKPSPSKKELQNHLKQTIEMYLRAYQPQVAIPHKELMR, from the coding sequence ATGCCCCCTTCGAATAAAACAAGCCTGGGAAGACCCAAGGACCTCGAGAAAAGAGAAGCAATTTTTAAGGCTGCTAAGTCTTTTTTTCTGAAACATGGTTTTCACAAGGCCAGCATGGATGAAATCGCAGCTAATGCGGGGGTCTCCAAACTGACGGTTTATGGGCACTACGAATGCAAGGAAAAACTTTTTCAGGAAGTGATCGCTAGAAAACTAAATGAATATTCCGGTCTGGATGATTTTAAAAAATTATATGATTTGCCCTTGAAAAAATCTTTGACCCTTATTGGACAAAACTTCTTAAATCTTATCTTTAACCCCGAATCTTTAAATATCCACCGTGTCGTAATGTCCGAAGCCAGTCGTCATCCAAAAATGGCTGCACTCTTTTTTGAGACAGGGCCCCAGAGGCTTAAAAAATCCTTTGTAGAATTTCTGCTATATCAAAAAAATAAAAAATGTTTGTTTTTTAACTGTACATGGACCGCCTGCGATCACTTTTTTTCAATGTTCAAAGGGGAACTTCACATGCGTGCCCTACTCGGTTTAAAACCAAGTCCTTCCAAAAAGGAATTACAAAATCATTTGAAGCAGACCATAGAAATGTACCTAAGGGCCTATCAGCCACAAGTAGCGATCCCCCACAAAGAGCTAATGAGATAA
- a CDS encoding slipin family protein, whose product MKMHPFILILFLVLTALGTGVGVHTGNLVFGVAGFAAGLGCLFICRVANQWQRGVVLRFGRFSGLKGPGFFMIIPFVDTIPYCIDLRTVATPFTAEQTLTKDSVPVDVDAVLFWRVVDPMKAALEVENYQKAVSWASQTALRDVIGETVLADMLIGRKQIDSKLCKNIDASSEAWGIKILSVELRDVKIPLGLQDAMSMQAQAERERQARLILGESEVQVSEKFSKASELYTNNPTALHLRAMNILLEGMRANSSIIIVPSSAVETMGLGAMTGIASLAKQPAKTV is encoded by the coding sequence ATGAAGATGCATCCATTTATTTTGATTTTATTTTTGGTCCTGACGGCATTGGGAACAGGTGTGGGGGTACACACGGGAAATCTCGTTTTCGGAGTAGCTGGTTTTGCGGCGGGTCTGGGGTGTCTATTTATTTGTCGTGTGGCCAACCAGTGGCAAAGAGGTGTGGTCCTTCGGTTCGGTAGGTTTAGTGGGCTTAAAGGGCCCGGTTTTTTTATGATCATTCCTTTTGTCGACACGATTCCTTACTGCATTGATTTAAGGACGGTAGCTACTCCCTTTACGGCAGAACAGACACTCACCAAAGACAGTGTTCCGGTGGATGTGGATGCGGTCTTGTTCTGGCGCGTGGTAGACCCCATGAAAGCTGCACTAGAAGTTGAGAATTATCAGAAAGCGGTTTCGTGGGCTTCGCAAACGGCGTTGCGAGATGTTATCGGTGAAACGGTTTTGGCAGACATGTTGATCGGTCGCAAACAGATCGATTCAAAACTCTGCAAAAATATTGATGCAAGCTCTGAGGCTTGGGGGATCAAAATCCTTTCTGTAGAACTTAGGGATGTCAAAATACCACTTGGTTTGCAGGATGCGATGTCCATGCAGGCTCAGGCTGAGCGGGAGAGACAGGCCCGGCTAATCTTGGGAGAATCTGAAGTTCAAGTTTCAGAAAAATTCTCAAAGGCTTCCGAACTTTACACCAACAATCCGACAGCCCTTCACCTGAGGGCAATGAATATCCTCTTGGAAGGAATGAGGGCCAATTCCTCCATCATTATTGTCCCTTCTTCAGCGGTTGAAACAATGGGTCTCGGCGCTATGACTGGCATTGCGTCGCTAGCCAAACAGCCTGCCAAGACTGTTTAA